AGCTTCGACACCGTCGTGTCGTTCGAGAACTACGTCGATCCGGGGGCGGGTCCGGGCTCCGATCGCGAGCTGCGCCTGAGACTGAAGGAGTTTCACCAGTCGGCGCCGTACGCGCTCCTCCTCGGCATCATGCCAGGTGAGAGCCTCCAGACCGACGTGGAGTACCGGCCCGAGCTGCTCGACGCCCGCGTCGCCAAGGAGGCCCTCCACGGGCTCGCCCGCGTCCTCGAGCGGATGATCGCCGAGCCGGAGACCGCAGTGGGCCGCCTGGACGTGGTCGGTGACGCGGGGCGCGAGCTGGTGGTCGAGCGGTGGAACGAGACGGGCGACGCGATCGGTGCGCCGTCCGCGGTGGACCTGTTCCGGCGCCAGGTTGCACGGGCACCCGCCGCGACGGCGGTGACGGCCGGGGACCTGGCCTGGTCGTACGCGGAGCTCGACGAGCGGTCCGGCCGGCTGGCGCGGGCACTGACGGAACGCGGCGTGCGACGCGGCGACCGGGTGGGCGTGGTGCTGGGGCGGTCGGCAGAGGTGCTGGCAGCCTGGCTCGGAGTGTGGAAGGCAGGCGCGGCGTTCGTGCCGGTCGACCCGGACTACCCGGCGGACCGGGTGGCGTTCATGCTGGCCGACTCCGCCGTCGCGATGGTGGTGTGCCAGGAGGCGACCTCGGGTGTGGTGCCCCCGGGCTACCAGCAGCTCCTGGTGAACGACGCCGACGACGGCGAGGCCGCCCTGGTCCCGATCGGGGCGGACGATCTCGCCTACGTGATGTACACCTCCGGATCGACCGGGACCCCGAAGGGCGTGGCGATCCCGCACGGCGGCGTGGCGGCGCTGGCGGGAGATCCGGGATGGGGCGTCGGACCCGGCGACGCGGTGCTGATGCACGCCCCGCACACCTTCGACGCGTCGTTGTACGACGTGTGGGTGCCGCTCGTCTCCGGCGCGCGGGTCATGATCACCGAGCCGGGGGTCGTCGACGCGGAGCGGCTCGCCGGGCATGTGGCCGACGGCCTCACCGCGGTCAACTTCACCGCGGGGCACTTCCGCGCGCTGGCGCAGGAGTCGCCGGAGTCGTTCTCCGGGCTGCGCGAGGTGGCGGCGGGTGGCGACGTGGTGCCGCTCGATGTGGTGGAGCGGGTACGGCGGGCGTGCCCGCGGCTCCGGGTCTGGCACACCTACGGCCCGACCGAGACCACGCTGTGCGCGACGTGGAAGGCGATCGAGCCCGGTGACGAGGTGGGGCCGGTGCTGCCCATCGGCCGGGCACTGCCGGGCCGGCGGCTGTACGTGCTGGACGCGTTCCTGCGGCCGTTGCCGCCGGGCATCGCGGGTGATCTCTACCTCGCAGGCGCCGGAGTGGCCCACGGCTATCTGGGTCGTGCGTCGTTGACGGCTGAGCGGTTCGTGGCGGATCCGTTCGTGGCTGGTGAGCGGATGTATCGGACGGGGGATCTGGCGTATTGGACGGGTGAGGGCGAGCTGGTGTTCGCCGGGCGGGATGACGACCAGGTGAAGATCCGTGGGTATCGGGTGGAGCCGGGTGAGGTGGAGGCGGTGCTGGCGGGGCAGCCGGGGGTGGATCAGGCGGTGGTGGTGGCGCGTGAGGGGCGGTTGCTGGGTTATGTCGTCTCCGGTGGTGGGGTGGATCCGGTGCGGTTGCGTGAGGGGGTCGCGCGGGTGTTGCCGGAGTACATGGTGCCGGCGGCGGTGGTGGTGCTGGGTGCGGTGCCGGTGACGGCGAACGGGAAGGTGGATCGGGAGGCGTTGCCGGATCCGGGCTTCGGCGGGCGGGTTTCGGGCCGGGAGCCGCGTACGGAGGTCGAGCGGGCGTTGTGCGGGCTCTTCGCCGAGGTGCTCGGGCTGCCGGGGGTGACGGCGGTGGGGCCGGACGACAGCTTCTTCGAGCTGGGCGGGGACTCCATCCATTCGGTGAAGCTGGCAGCGCGGGCCACGCGTGCCGGCATGCCCTTCACCGTGGTCGAGGTGTTCGAGCACAAGACGCCTGCGGGGCTCGCGACGATCGTCGACGTGGGCGGCGAGCCCGCGGCAGGTCCGGCTGATCCCCCATCGGACTCCGACCTGCTCGGCCTGGCGCAGGACGAGATAGCGGAGTTCGAGGCCGAATTCGACGACGAACGTCATTCTCTGCGCTGATCGAAAGCGGGCGCCGCGCACGGTGTGCCGGCAGCCTGCGAGTTGTCCAACATCCTGTCGTGCCAATGACGTATGCCCATGAGTAGGTTGGCTCAATGATAAGCAAAGCAATGCATGGACCGATTCGGCCCGCCCGCGCGGATACCCTGCTGGCCTCGGTAGGCGAGCGAGGCATTCTGTGTGACTTTTACGACGAGAACGCCTCGGAAATCTTCCGTGATTTGGAGGCGGACGCGGGCGGCACGGAAGAAGCCCACGGGTTCGCGGCGCTCGTCCGCCCGGAGTCGGGGGCGATCCTGGAGCTCGGGGCCGGAACAGGCAGGCTGACGATTCCGCTCCTGGAGCTCGGCTGGGAGGTGACCGCCCTCGAACTGTCGACCGCGATGCTCACCACCCTGCGGACGCGGCTGGCGGACGCGCCGGCGGACCTCCGGGATCGGTGCACCCTCGTTCACGCGGACATGACCGCCTTCAAACTGGGAGAACGCTTCGGAACGGCGATTCTCAGCCCGTCCACGATCGACCTCCTGGACGATGCCGACAGACCAGGGCTGTACTCGTCGGTCCGTGAGCATCTGCGGCCCGGCGGGAGATTCCTGCTCGGCATGGCCAACCCCGACGCGTCCGGCAGGCAGGAGCCGCTGGAGCGCACCCAGGAGTTCACGGGCAGGAGCGGCCGCCGATACGTGCTGCACGCCAAGGTCTACCCGTCGGAGGAGATCCGCGACGTGACCATTCATCCTGCGGATGAATCGGCGGACCCCTTCGTCATCTGCGTCAATCGCTTCAGAGTCATCACCCCGGATCAGATAGCACGAGAGCTGGAGCAAGCCGGATTCGACGTGGTCGCGCGGACCCCACTGCCCGGGGTGCGTAATCACGAACTGGTGCTGGAAGCGCAATGGGGCAGCGTGGAAGACGCGCATTAGAGCCCTCCGGGGAAAGCGCTTGTGTACTTTTCTGCAGTCATTCGACAGTGAGGAACAGAAATGAGTGAGGAGCTCCTCTTCCTCCGGCCCGACACCATTATCGAACCGCTGGCCAACCGGTTCTACGCCTCGATGTACGCGACGGCTCCCGTCACGGCCGCCATGAATCTCGCCTTCCGTAACCTGCCGATGCTGGAGTCCTACCTCGCATCCCCGGAATGGCATTTCGCAGCCGCTCGCGATCCGAAGTTCCGCGGCGGATTCTTCGTCAACATCGAGGAGCAGCGGAAGAACGAGGTCGAGGCGCTGCTCGCTGCGATCCGGCGCGACAGCGCGGACGTGCTCCGGTTCGCCGAGGCGATCGCGGAGGCCGAGAAGATCATCCGCGAGGAAGCGACCGGATACGATCTCAGGCCGCTCTACCCGAAGCTGCCTCCCGAGCTGTCGGGTCTGGTGGAGATCGCCTATGACACCGGCAACGCGGCCTCGCTGCACTTCCTGGAGCCGCTCATCTACAAGAGCAAGGCCTACGCCGAGGACTGCCAGTCCGTTCAGCTCTCCGTGGAGACCGGGATCGAGCGGCCGTTCGTGATGAGCACCCCGCGACTGCCCTCACCCGACGTGCTCGAGCTGAACATCCCGTTCCGGCATCCGGGTCTGGAGGAGCTCTTCCTGTCCAGGATCCGGCCCACCACCCTGGCCGCCCTCCGCGAGGCGCTGGAGCTCGGCGACGCGGAAGCGGCGCGGCTCGCCGACCTGCTGGTCCCGGAGCCCTCGCTCGCCTCCGACCGCCATGTCGCGGCCGGAGCCCGGATCCGCTACTGGGGGCACGCCTGCCTGCTCATGCAGACGCCCGACGTGGCCATCATGACGGACCCGTTCATCAGCGCGGATACCGACGCGACCGGCCGCTACACCTACAACGACCTGCCTGACCGCCTCGACTACGTCCTCATCACGCACGGGCATTCCGACCATCTGGTGCCCGAGACGCTGCTTCAACTGCGCGGCCGGGTGGGCACGTTCGTCGTGCCGCGAACCTCGCGCGGCAACCTGTGCGATCCTTCGCTGGCGCTCTATCTCAGAAGCTTCGGGCTGCCCGCGATCGAGGTGGACGATTTCGATGAGATCGAGTTCCCCGGCGGGAAGATCGTCTCCACCCCGTTCTTCGGCGAGCACGCCGATCTCGACATCCGGGCCAAGTCGACGTATTGGATCAACCTCGGTGGCAAGTCGATCTGGGTGGGCGCGGACTCCTCAGGCCTCGATCCGGTTCTCTACCGCCATATCCGCCGGCATCTCGGCGCGGTCAACATCGCCTTCCTCGGGATGGAATGCGATGGCGCGCCGCTGAACTGGCAGTACCAGCCGTTCATCACCAAGGCGTTGCCGAAGAAGATGAGCGACAGCCGCAAGATGTCCGGCTCCAACGCGGAGCAGGCAGGTGCGATCGTCACCGAGCTGGGCGCCGAGGAGGCGTACATCTACGCCATGGGGGAGGAGAGCTGGCTGGGGCATGTCATGGCCACCAGCTACAACGAGGACTCCTACCAGCTCCAGCAGATCGCCGAGTTCGAGGCATGGTGTTCCCGCAAGGGTGTGAAGGCCGCTCATCTGCTCGACCAGCATGAGTGGCACTGGTCGTCATCCAGGTGATCGCGGTGGCCCGCCGGTCGGCCTTCGCTCAGGCGGGCAGGGCCGCGGTCGCAAGCAGCTGCCGAGGCCGTGCTCGCCGAGGCCGTGCTCGCCGAGGCCGTGCCCGTGCTCGCCCAGGCCGTGCCCGTGCTCGCCGACGCCGTGCTCGTCGAGGCCGGTGCCAGAGGGCGCGTCACCGGCCTCTCAGCGCAACCGGCCGCGTGAACCGCCCGGCGGTTCGGATCGTTCGATATCAGGGCCGGATCGACAACGCGTGGTGGAAGTGGTTACGCGGGTCGTAGGCGGCCTTCACCTTGCGCAGCCGCGGGTGGTTCCCCTTGTAGTAGAGGTCGTGCCACGGCACGCCCGAGGTGTTCAAGCCCGGATCCGCGAGGTCGCTGTCGGGGTAATTGATGTACGCCCCATCGCTGACGTCGTTCGGCACCGGCACCCCGCCGGTCTCGGCGTACACATCGGCATAGAGCTTGCGGACCCACGTCAGATGCTTGGCCTCGTTGCCGGGATTCGCCCAACCGGTGATGTAGTTCACCTTGAGTATCGCGTCGCGCTGCGGCAGGGCGGTGGCCGCCGGGTCGACGGTGTTCACCTTCCCGCCGTAGCCGATCAGCCAGACGGCGCCGTAGTCGATCCCGTCCATGTGGGTCATGTTCTCGTACACGGCCTGAATCTGCCGGTCGGTCAGCCGCTTGCGCAGGTAGCCGGCTTTCGTCTTCGACGCCGGGCCCCTGCCTCCTCGCCCCGGCGTCGAGGCCAGCCACCTCTGTTCGATCGGCTCGGGCACCTCGGCCGGCGGGACGCCGTCGATCACCGCCTCGATGTGCGCGTCGAGCAGTCTCCGGGCGTCCGGCCGGGTGGCGTCCACCTGGATGGGCATCATGAAGCCGCTCTCACCCATGCCCGGGACCTCGTTCCCGATCATGAGCTGACTCCACAGCCCGGTGTACGGCGAGTCGGGCCCGCTGTTCCGCTCGTACCACTCCCCGTGGTTGCGCAGCAGCCGGGAGAACGCCGCCTCCGTCATCCCCGCCCAGTCGAAGGTCACCGTGCTCGTGAGCAACGTCGCGGGCGGCTTCGGCAGCAGCCGCTCCGGATTCCGGCCGACGTCCTCCGGCACCCTCATCCAGTACTTCGTGACCACCCCGAAGTTCCCGCCGCCACCGCCGGTGTGCGCCCACCACAGGTCGTGATGGGGGTCGTCGCGCTCACGGGTCGCCACGATCACGCGTGCCTTCCCCTGTTTGTTGACGACGACGACCTCGACCGCGTACAAGTAGTCGACCACGGAGCCGAACTGCCGTGACAGCGGGCCGTACCCGCCTCCGCAGATGTGTCCGCCGACGCCGACCCCGCCGCAGACCCCACCCGGTATGGTCACGTTCCAGCCCAGGTAGAGCTTTTCGTACACCTCTGAGAGCGTGTTGCCCGGCTCGATCAGGAACGCGTTCATCGACGGGTCGTACGCGATCTCCGTCAGCAGCGACATGTCGATGATGACCTTGACGTCGGGGTTGTCGACGAAGTCCTCGAAACAGTGCCCACCGCTGCGGACGGCGACCCGCTTGCCGGTGCGCACCGTCTCCTCGACGGCATCGGCCACCTGCTGGGTGGAGCCGACCAGGTGGATGTAGTCGGGCTCGCCGTTGAAGCGGCTGTTGGCGCCACGCAGCTTCAGGTTGAGGTAGCGCGGGTCGTCCGGAGTCACCTTGACCGGGCCGGCCGGCGGTAAGCAGCGCTCGCCCCGCAGCTCCGGTCGCGTGGACGAGGCGCCGGCCGACGCGGCGTCCGCTCCGGTGCCGCCGGTCACCACCGCCGCCGCGCCCCCGGCAAGGGAGGCACTCAGCAATCTACGTCGGTTCAGTTTTGTCATGGCGGCGACGTTACTATCGGTTCGATTCGATCAACTCGCTGTCTGACTGGACGTAAGCGATCTCTTCACGCCGTGGCCGTACGTGGCTGTCCATCGCCTACAGATTTCCGATCTCTGAAGGTACGGTCACCTGTTGAAGAACGCGTCCGTCAGCGCATTCCAGGTGACGCCGCCGCGAACGCGCGCTCACGGGAAAACTCGCCGTCGAGGCGGGTGACGACGGAATCGTGGTGTCCAACCACGGAGGCCGTCAGTTGGACGGTGCCGTCCTGAGCCAGTTTCTGCCAAACGACTGGGAACACCATGGGACATCCACACGATCAAGAGCCCGACGGCCAAATCCGTCCTGCGGCTCAGAGCCCCCGCCGGTTGGTCGAGATGACGAGCACCTCCGGGCGGCACCTGTATCACCGCCAGGTGCGATTCTCCGATATCGACGCCCACGGCCACGTCAACAATGTGCGTTTCCTGGAATACCTGGAGGACGCCTGGATCGCCCTCTATCTCGACAATGCGGGCCCGCCGCAGGAGGACCGCGACGGATTGCCCGCCGTGGGGTTCGCCGTCGTGCGCCACGAGATCTTCTATCGGCGCCCGCTCAGGTTCCGGCACGGGTCGGTGCGGGTCGAGTCGTGGGTGACCAAGGTGAACAGGGTGACCTGCGAGATGGCCGCGCAGATCTGCTCGGACGGGGAGGTGTTCGTCGAAGCCCGCTCGATGATCATGGGGTTCGACACGCACACCGCCAAGCCGCGGCGCCTCACCCTGCACGAGCGCACCTTTCTCAAGCGTTACCTGCGCTGATGTGACTTCTCCATTGCCGGCCGCGGCTCCGGGCGTTGGACGATTTTGACCGCCGAGATCGGCCGAGCCTACCTTCACGGTGTTCGCTGCGACCGGAAAGGTGAATTCAATGGCCGCGTCCGAGGTCAAGCAAGTGCTCCGGAGCAAGCTCAGGACATGGGGGTGGATGTATCGATGACGACCAGCATCGCGTCGGCAGAAGACCTTTCCGTCCTCACCGGACTGAGCGAGATCACCACGTTCGCCGGCGTGGGGACAGCCGTTTCCGCCACGTCCTATTCGCAAGCCGAGCTGCTCGAAATCCTCGACATACGCGATCCCAGGATCCGATCGCTGTTCCTGAACAGCGCGATCGAGCGGCGTTTTCTCGCGCTTCCGCCCCAGGGCCGGGACGGGGAGCGCGTGGCGGAACCGCAGGGTGATCTCCTGGACAAGCACAAAAAGCTCGCCGTCGATATGGGATGCCGGGCCCTCGAGTCCTGCCTGAAGTCGGCGGGCGCGACGCTCTCGGATGTCCGCCACCTGTGCTGCGTCACCTCGACCGGTTTTCTCACCCCCGGCCTGAGCGCACTCATCATCCGCGAGCTCGGGCTCGACCCGCATTGCAGCCGCGCCGACATCGTCGGCATGGGATGCAACGCGGGGCTGAACGCGCTCAACCTGGTCGCGGGCTGGTCCGCGGCGCACCCGGGCGAGCTCGCCGTCGTTCTGTGCAGCGAGGCGTGTTCCGCTGCTTACGCACTGGACGGCACCATGCGCACCGCGGTGGTCAACAGCCTGTTCGGCGACGGATCCGCCGCCCTCGCCGTCGTCTCCGGTGACGGGCGCGCTGCCGGCCCGCGCGTCCTGAAGTTCGCGAGCTACGTCATCACCGACGCGATCGAGGCGATGCGCTACGACTGGGACCGCGACCAGGACCGGTTCAGCTTCTTCCTCGATCCGCAGATCCCCTACGTGGTCGGCGCGCACGCCGAGATCGTCGTCGACAAGCTGCTGTCCGGTACGGGGCTGCGCCGCAGCGACATCGGCCATTGGCTGGTGCACTCCGGCGGCAAGAAGGTGATCGACGCCATCGTCGTCAACCTCGGCCTGAGCCGGCATGACGTCCGCCACACGACCGCTGTGCTCCGCGACTACGGGAACCTCTCCAGCGGCTCCTTCCTCTTCTCCTACGAACGGCTCGCCGGCGAGGGCGTGACCAGGCCCGGAGACTACGGGGTGCTCATGACCATGGGGCCCGGCTCCACGATCGAAACGGCGCTGATCCAATGGTGAGTGGCAGTGACATGAACGGCGAACTGGAGCTGAGCCTCGACGGCACCCAGGCGCTGACCGCGTCGGTCGAGGAGCTGAACGGCCTCTGCGACCGCGCCGAGGACCATCGAGCACCCGGCCCGGTCATCGTCCACGTCACCGGCGTGCCGCGCCTTGGCTGGTCGAAGGGGCTGACGGTGGGCCTGGTCTCCAAGTGGGAGCGGGTGGTGCGCCGGTTCGAACGGCTCGGCCGGCTCACCGTCGCCGTGGCGTCAGGCGACTGCGCGGGACCCTCTCTCGACCTCCTCCTCGCTGCCGACGTGCGGATCGCCGCTCCGGCGACCCGGCTGCTGCCCTCCTGGGCCGGCGGCGCCGCGTGGCCGGGGATGGCCGTCTACCGGCTCACCCAGCAGGCCGGTACGGGCGGCATCCGGCGGGCCGTGCTGCTCGGGGCACCCATCGACGCCGACCGCGCGCTCGCCCTCAACCTGATCGACGAGGTGTCCGCGGACCCGGCGGCGTCCCTGGCCGGCCTGGCGGGTGCCGGGGACGGCGCGGAGCTGGCGATTCGCAGGCAGCTGATGTTCGAGGCGAGCTCAACCACTTTCGAGGACGCGCTCGGTGCTCACCTGGCCGCGGTGGACCGGGCCCTACGACGGGAGACCCTCTCGTGACGACGGATTGGCCGGCGCTGCCGCCCAGGGCGCCGCTCGCCCTCTGGACCCTGACGGCGGAGGCCCAGCGAGTCGACGACCTGCTCGCCGGGCTGCCGGAGCCTCCTGCCAGAACCTCCGCCCAGCGCGATGCCGCGGCCTCGGCACTCGACAAGGTGAGGCGGATGCGCGCGGACTACATGGAGGCGCACGCCGAGGAGATCTACGGCGAGCTCACCTCCGGCCGCACCCGGCACCTGCGCATCGACGAGCTCGTACGGGCCGCCGCCCGCGCCTACCCCGGCCTGGTGCCCACCGATGAGCAGATGGCGGCCGAGCGCGCGCGGCCACAGGCGGAGAAGGAAGGGCGCGAGATCGATCAGGGCATCTTCCTGCGCGGGGTCCTGCGTGCCCCGAAGGCGGGCCCGCACCTGCTCGACGCCATGCTCCGGCCCACCCCCAGGGCCCTTGAGCTGCTCCCTGAATTCATCGAGTCCGGCGAGGTGCGGATGGAGGCGGTCCTGCTGCGGCGCCGTGACGGTGTCGCGTACCTGACCCTGTGCCGGGACGACTGCCTCAACGCCGAGGACGCGCAGCAGGTGGACGACATGGAGACCGCAGTCGACCTGGCGCTGCTCGACCCCCAGGTCCGGGTGGGGCTCCTGCGGGGCGGCGAGATGAGCCATCCCCGGTACCGGGGGCGCCGGGTGTTCTGCGCGGGCGTCAACCTCAAGAAGCTGAGCTCGGGCGACATCTCCCTCGTCGACTTCCTCCTACGGCGCGAGCTGGGCTACATCCACAAGATCGTTCGCGGCGTGTACACGGACGGTTCGTGGCACTCGAAGCTGACCGACAAGCCCTGGATGGCGGTCGTCGACTCCTTCGCCATCGGCGGTGGGGCTCAGCTCCTCCTGGTCTTCGACCAGGTGCTGGCGGCGTCCGACTCCTACATCAGCCTGCCTGCGGCGACGGAGGGGATCATTCCGGGGGTCGCGAACTACCGGCTCACCCGGTTCACCGGGCCACGCGCGGCCCGGCAGATGATCCTCGGCGGGCGGCGGATCCGGGCGGACGAGCCGGACGCACGGTTGATGATCGACGAGGTCGTCCCGCCGGAGGAGATGGACGCGGCGATCGATCGCGCACTGGCCCGCCTCGACGGAGATGCGGTGCCGGCCAACCGGCGCATGCTGAACCTGGCCGAGGAGCCGCCCGAGGC
The nucleotide sequence above comes from Nonomuraea gerenzanensis. Encoded proteins:
- a CDS encoding non-ribosomal peptide synthetase — its product is MNTPSTPAGSALEEVWPLSPMQEGILYHAALDEAPDLYLIQQSQIIEGPLDTERFRLAWESLLNRHAALRACFHRRKSGESVQLIPRKVPLPWSERDLSGLSEEDALAEASVIAEKERATRFDPAKPPLLRQVLIRFGPDKHCLVTTSHHLVMDGWSRAILESELLELYAAGGAEPGLRPAGSYRDYLAWLERQDKEAARAAWRAELAGADRSTLGIPEASRKTQGQRVREVLGYAPDFTSALVDFARRHGLTLNTLVQGAWALVLARLTRRRDVVFGAVVSGRPAEVPGVEQAVGLFINTVPVRVRLDGGQPVIQLLTELQERQSTLISHQHLGLQEIQKLSGVSFDTVVSFENYVDPGAGPGSDRELRLRLKEFHQSAPYALLLGIMPGESLQTDVEYRPELLDARVAKEALHGLARVLERMIAEPETAVGRLDVVGDAGRELVVERWNETGDAIGAPSAVDLFRRQVARAPAATAVTAGDLAWSYAELDERSGRLARALTERGVRRGDRVGVVLGRSAEVLAAWLGVWKAGAAFVPVDPDYPADRVAFMLADSAVAMVVCQEATSGVVPPGYQQLLVNDADDGEAALVPIGADDLAYVMYTSGSTGTPKGVAIPHGGVAALAGDPGWGVGPGDAVLMHAPHTFDASLYDVWVPLVSGARVMITEPGVVDAERLAGHVADGLTAVNFTAGHFRALAQESPESFSGLREVAAGGDVVPLDVVERVRRACPRLRVWHTYGPTETTLCATWKAIEPGDEVGPVLPIGRALPGRRLYVLDAFLRPLPPGIAGDLYLAGAGVAHGYLGRASLTAERFVADPFVAGERMYRTGDLAYWTGEGELVFAGRDDDQVKIRGYRVEPGEVEAVLAGQPGVDQAVVVAREGRLLGYVVSGGGVDPVRLREGVARVLPEYMVPAAVVVLGAVPVTANGKVDREALPDPGFGGRVSGREPRTEVERALCGLFAEVLGLPGVTAVGPDDSFFELGGDSIHSVKLAARATRAGMPFTVVEVFEHKTPAGLATIVDVGGEPAAGPADPPSDSDLLGLAQDEIAEFEAEFDDERHSLR
- the mpaM gene encoding daptide-type RiPP biosynthesis methyltransferase → MISKAMHGPIRPARADTLLASVGERGILCDFYDENASEIFRDLEADAGGTEEAHGFAALVRPESGAILELGAGTGRLTIPLLELGWEVTALELSTAMLTTLRTRLADAPADLRDRCTLVHADMTAFKLGERFGTAILSPSTIDLLDDADRPGLYSSVREHLRPGGRFLLGMANPDASGRQEPLERTQEFTGRSGRRYVLHAKVYPSEEIRDVTIHPADESADPFVICVNRFRVITPDQIARELEQAGFDVVARTPLPGVRNHELVLEAQWGSVEDAH
- a CDS encoding MBL fold metallo-hydrolase — translated: MSEELLFLRPDTIIEPLANRFYASMYATAPVTAAMNLAFRNLPMLESYLASPEWHFAAARDPKFRGGFFVNIEEQRKNEVEALLAAIRRDSADVLRFAEAIAEAEKIIREEATGYDLRPLYPKLPPELSGLVEIAYDTGNAASLHFLEPLIYKSKAYAEDCQSVQLSVETGIERPFVMSTPRLPSPDVLELNIPFRHPGLEELFLSRIRPTTLAALREALELGDAEAARLADLLVPEPSLASDRHVAAGARIRYWGHACLLMQTPDVAIMTDPFISADTDATGRYTYNDLPDRLDYVLITHGHSDHLVPETLLQLRGRVGTFVVPRTSRGNLCDPSLALYLRSFGLPAIEVDDFDEIEFPGGKIVSTPFFGEHADLDIRAKSTYWINLGGKSIWVGADSSGLDPVLYRHIRRHLGAVNIAFLGMECDGAPLNWQYQPFITKALPKKMSDSRKMSGSNAEQAGAIVTELGAEEAYIYAMGEESWLGHVMATSYNEDSYQLQQIAEFEAWCSRKGVKAAHLLDQHEWHWSSSR
- a CDS encoding FAD-binding oxidoreductase; this translates as MLSASLAGGAAAVVTGGTGADAASAGASSTRPELRGERCLPPAGPVKVTPDDPRYLNLKLRGANSRFNGEPDYIHLVGSTQQVADAVEETVRTGKRVAVRSGGHCFEDFVDNPDVKVIIDMSLLTEIAYDPSMNAFLIEPGNTLSEVYEKLYLGWNVTIPGGVCGGVGVGGHICGGGYGPLSRQFGSVVDYLYAVEVVVVNKQGKARVIVATRERDDPHHDLWWAHTGGGGGNFGVVTKYWMRVPEDVGRNPERLLPKPPATLLTSTVTFDWAGMTEAAFSRLLRNHGEWYERNSGPDSPYTGLWSQLMIGNEVPGMGESGFMMPIQVDATRPDARRLLDAHIEAVIDGVPPAEVPEPIEQRWLASTPGRGGRGPASKTKAGYLRKRLTDRQIQAVYENMTHMDGIDYGAVWLIGYGGKVNTVDPAATALPQRDAILKVNYITGWANPGNEAKHLTWVRKLYADVYAETGGVPVPNDVSDGAYINYPDSDLADPGLNTSGVPWHDLYYKGNHPRLRKVKAAYDPRNHFHHALSIRP
- a CDS encoding acyl-CoA thioesterase, with amino-acid sequence MRFSDIDAHGHVNNVRFLEYLEDAWIALYLDNAGPPQEDRDGLPAVGFAVVRHEIFYRRPLRFRHGSVRVESWVTKVNRVTCEMAAQICSDGEVFVEARSMIMGFDTHTAKPRRLTLHERTFLKRYLR
- the dpgA gene encoding 3,5-dihydroxyphenylacetyl-CoA synthase DpgA, giving the protein MTTSIASAEDLSVLTGLSEITTFAGVGTAVSATSYSQAELLEILDIRDPRIRSLFLNSAIERRFLALPPQGRDGERVAEPQGDLLDKHKKLAVDMGCRALESCLKSAGATLSDVRHLCCVTSTGFLTPGLSALIIRELGLDPHCSRADIVGMGCNAGLNALNLVAGWSAAHPGELAVVLCSEACSAAYALDGTMRTAVVNSLFGDGSAALAVVSGDGRAAGPRVLKFASYVITDAIEAMRYDWDRDQDRFSFFLDPQIPYVVGAHAEIVVDKLLSGTGLRRSDIGHWLVHSGGKKVIDAIVVNLGLSRHDVRHTTAVLRDYGNLSSGSFLFSYERLAGEGVTRPGDYGVLMTMGPGSTIETALIQW
- the dpgB gene encoding enoyl-CoA-hydratase DpgB, with product MNGELELSLDGTQALTASVEELNGLCDRAEDHRAPGPVIVHVTGVPRLGWSKGLTVGLVSKWERVVRRFERLGRLTVAVASGDCAGPSLDLLLAADVRIAAPATRLLPSWAGGAAWPGMAVYRLTQQAGTGGIRRAVLLGAPIDADRALALNLIDEVSADPAASLAGLAGAGDGAELAIRRQLMFEASSTTFEDALGAHLAAVDRALRRETLS
- the dpgC gene encoding (3,5-dihydroxyphenyl)acetyl-CoA 1,2-dioxygenase DpgC, whose protein sequence is MTTDWPALPPRAPLALWTLTAEAQRVDDLLAGLPEPPARTSAQRDAAASALDKVRRMRADYMEAHAEEIYGELTSGRTRHLRIDELVRAAARAYPGLVPTDEQMAAERARPQAEKEGREIDQGIFLRGVLRAPKAGPHLLDAMLRPTPRALELLPEFIESGEVRMEAVLLRRRDGVAYLTLCRDDCLNAEDAQQVDDMETAVDLALLDPQVRVGLLRGGEMSHPRYRGRRVFCAGVNLKKLSSGDISLVDFLLRRELGYIHKIVRGVYTDGSWHSKLTDKPWMAVVDSFAIGGGAQLLLVFDQVLAASDSYISLPAATEGIIPGVANYRLTRFTGPRAARQMILGGRRIRADEPDARLMIDEVVPPEEMDAAIDRALARLDGDAVPANRRMLNLAEEPPEAFGRYLAEFALQQALRIYGRDVIGKVGRFAAGSA